From one Peptoniphilaceae bacterium AMB_02 genomic stretch:
- a CDS encoding alpha/beta hydrolase-fold protein, translating into MQIQQNSFHSAYLNRGMHFRHYGHSGKPIIVFPSSGGSFYEYEDFGMIDAIRWFIDNGIVQVFTPESVDSEAFLSNWKSPYERADMHNRYDGYIVHELTGYIKAKLNYYGGFIATGCSMGAYHALNFFLRHPDLFDTTIALSGVYDARFFVGDYSDKNVYENSPVDYIWNLNDPWFINKYREGTIIVCTGQGRWEEESIKDTRKMEEAFKFKQIPAWIDYWGYDVDHDWPWWRIQMPYFLGALRELKLL; encoded by the coding sequence ATGCAGATTCAACAAAACAGTTTTCATTCGGCCTACTTAAATAGAGGAATGCATTTTAGGCATTACGGACACTCAGGTAAGCCCATTATAGTGTTCCCATCATCAGGAGGTTCATTTTATGAATATGAAGATTTTGGAATGATTGATGCGATTAGATGGTTTATAGACAATGGTATAGTACAAGTTTTTACTCCTGAATCGGTTGACTCTGAAGCTTTTTTATCTAATTGGAAATCGCCTTATGAAAGGGCTGATATGCATAATAGATATGATGGGTATATCGTTCACGAATTGACAGGATATATTAAAGCCAAATTGAATTATTATGGTGGATTTATTGCTACAGGTTGCAGTATGGGAGCATACCATGCATTAAATTTCTTTTTAAGACATCCGGATTTATTTGATACTACAATTGCTCTTAGTGGTGTCTATGATGCCAGGTTTTTCGTGGGAGACTATAGTGATAAAAATGTGTATGAGAATTCACCGGTGGACTATATTTGGAATCTAAACGATCCATGGTTTATAAACAAGTACAGAGAAGGCACCATAATAGTATGTACCGGTCAAGGAAGATGGGAAGAAGAAAGTATAAAAGATACTAGAAAAATGGAAGAAGCTTTCAAATTTAAACAAATACCCGCATGGATAGATTATTGGGGATACGATGTAGATCATGATTGGCCATGGTGGAGAATACAGATGCCTTATTTTTTAGGTGCGTTAAGAGAATTAAAATTATTATAG
- a CDS encoding isochorismatase family cysteine hydrolase, with protein MKRLLVVVDFQNDFVKGNLSYEGAELLDDVIVEKIENYLDNGDEVVCTYDTHFEDYIETNEGKNLPIPHCIKGTEGWELFGKTGELLKNARSFEKYTFGSYELGDYILENQFEEIEFVGLVTNICIISNAVIAKSANPEAIITIDSKAVGSYDRELENKAFDIMENLHMTVIR; from the coding sequence ATGAAGAGATTATTGGTAGTTGTTGATTTTCAGAACGACTTTGTCAAAGGTAATCTGAGTTATGAAGGAGCCGAATTACTCGATGATGTAATCGTTGAAAAGATTGAAAACTACTTGGACAATGGAGATGAGGTCGTTTGTACATATGACACTCACTTTGAAGATTATATTGAAACCAATGAAGGTAAAAACCTGCCCATACCACATTGTATTAAAGGTACTGAAGGATGGGAATTATTCGGGAAAACAGGAGAACTTCTAAAGAATGCAAGATCATTTGAGAAGTATACATTTGGAAGTTATGAGCTTGGTGACTATATACTGGAGAACCAATTCGAAGAGATTGAGTTTGTTGGTCTTGTAACCAATATCTGTATCATTTCCAATGCAGTTATAGCGAAGTCTGCAAATCCGGAAGCGATTATCACCATAGACAGTAAGGCTGTAGGAAGTTATGACAGAGAACTTGAGAACAAAGCATTCGATATAATGGAAAATCTCCATATGACCGTTATTAGATAG
- a CDS encoding ABC transporter permease, whose protein sequence is MKMMDYFKSMMVIALKTFPMMLIALLILPLLFAFINGYSQRSHSPKNMEYLKNSLYIDGEGSEYGDKLIEILQDPEISKYIDVVDNKTDADFVLEINEGFKDFVRSQKLEKLYLKTNSRSASFRAGLFMSSIIESTLTTLIQRDLMIEAKNSNPDLDIDALTESNKRIQNETLNMESEYIETKVILNSYEKATLNSISFLILIWISNLITVHGNNKYEGFYKRMASMPVKPSSVYIIDYIGNTIVFALAFLVYIIITRLLGWGFSGNPGLLLIAVLVTSMLATSIGSLISEIVPSSVSNVVISLLIIIVALTSSLGHILNSIEKPNPLFKLLLDIGINERIYRLFKTVDSGFGSMIFDVFLGIAISMAFVCIGAIYVNKRKDVKI, encoded by the coding sequence ATGAAGATGATGGATTATTTCAAATCTATGATGGTTATAGCGTTAAAAACCTTTCCAATGATGCTTATAGCACTTCTCATCTTGCCTTTACTATTTGCCTTTATCAACGGTTACTCGCAAAGGAGTCATAGTCCAAAAAATATGGAATATCTAAAAAACTCCTTATACATCGATGGAGAGGGTAGTGAATATGGAGACAAACTAATTGAGATTTTACAAGATCCCGAAATCTCAAAATATATAGATGTAGTCGATAATAAAACCGATGCTGATTTTGTGCTTGAAATTAACGAGGGATTTAAAGATTTTGTCAGAAGCCAAAAACTTGAAAAACTATATCTTAAAACTAATTCAAGATCGGCATCATTTAGAGCTGGTCTGTTTATGTCGAGTATAATTGAAAGTACTCTAACTACGCTTATACAAAGAGATTTGATGATAGAAGCAAAAAACAGTAATCCGGACCTGGATATAGATGCTTTGACTGAGTCTAATAAACGGATACAGAACGAAACTCTAAACATGGAATCCGAATATATAGAAACCAAAGTAATTCTGAACTCTTACGAGAAAGCTACCCTGAACTCAATCTCTTTCTTAATACTCATATGGATTTCAAACTTGATAACAGTTCATGGTAATAATAAATACGAAGGATTTTATAAGCGTATGGCATCTATGCCTGTTAAGCCTTCCAGTGTTTATATTATAGACTATATTGGAAATACAATTGTTTTTGCGCTCGCTTTTTTGGTCTATATTATCATTACCAGATTGCTGGGGTGGGGATTTAGTGGAAATCCGGGATTGCTGTTAATAGCGGTACTTGTTACCTCCATGCTCGCAACATCTATTGGATCACTCATAAGTGAAATTGTACCATCGTCTGTGTCCAATGTTGTTATATCGTTATTGATAATTATTGTTGCTCTTACAAGTAGTCTCGGACATATACTCAATAGCATAGAAAAGCCCAATCCGTTATTTAAGCTTTTACTGGATATTGGAATAAATGAAAGGATATATAGACTATTTAAAACGGTGGATTCGGGATTTGGTTCAATGATCTTTGATGTTTTCCTGGGAATAGCAATTTCTATGGCATTTGTTTGTATAGGCGCCATATATGTAAATAAGAGAAAGGATGTGAAAATATGA
- a CDS encoding threonine/serine exporter family protein: MYITYQFLLGFLAVLGFAYYLNVPMRAIPACALGGAIGWVIFMYSSKYLDAGHIGILVGSIFIGLLGEYFSRKHRLPATVFLLAGIIPLVPGLNMYFMMYNVVMNNYDEAFKQGLNAAIISGAISIGLFLASSAYSKVMRIRNKIRNEA; this comes from the coding sequence ATGTATATAACTTATCAATTTCTTCTTGGATTTCTTGCAGTTCTAGGCTTTGCGTATTATTTAAATGTACCGATGAGAGCTATACCGGCTTGTGCTCTGGGTGGGGCGATCGGTTGGGTAATCTTTATGTACTCTTCGAAGTATTTGGACGCCGGACATATCGGTATACTTGTCGGATCAATATTTATCGGTTTATTGGGAGAGTATTTTTCCAGGAAGCATCGACTACCGGCAACTGTTTTTTTACTGGCGGGAATAATTCCATTGGTACCGGGGTTAAATATGTACTTTATGATGTATAATGTAGTTATGAATAATTATGATGAAGCTTTTAAACAAGGATTAAATGCTGCAATCATATCAGGAGCCATTTCAATAGGATTGTTTTTAGCATCCAGTGCTTATTCTAAAGTAATGAGAATAAGAAACAAAATAAGGAATGAGGCATAA
- a CDS encoding threonine/serine exporter family protein, translating to MKVRSIGVKICDRMQAELFMKLAMRTGEILLVNGAEIYRVEDTVSRILATSDDIDEVEVASTYSSIMISFYYEGYVTSIKKIKDRTINLDKISKTNDFTRNFVNNGLDLSEADKILDEIESTRPYDSKKKVAAAAFGSAMFTLALDGTFIEGLIAFIAVLTGQYVLIITRDSGRKYFMETVYGALVVSTVAVIFHKLGLVNKLDVVIIGSIMLLFPGVVMTNSVRDFMNGDLMSGLIGFIQALFIAIALGLGVGMIMRIYMYLGGVM from the coding sequence ATGAAGGTGAGATCAATCGGGGTAAAAATCTGTGATAGAATGCAAGCAGAGCTTTTTATGAAGCTTGCTATGAGGACAGGGGAAATTCTTTTAGTGAATGGAGCAGAAATATATAGAGTTGAAGACACTGTTAGCAGAATACTTGCTACGAGTGATGATATTGATGAAGTAGAGGTTGCTTCTACATATTCGTCTATAATGATTTCATTCTACTATGAGGGATATGTAACATCTATTAAAAAAATTAAAGACAGAACGATTAACCTGGATAAGATTTCCAAGACAAATGATTTTACAAGGAACTTTGTAAATAATGGCTTAGATTTATCGGAAGCCGATAAGATTTTGGACGAGATAGAATCGACTAGACCATATGACAGCAAGAAGAAGGTAGCAGCTGCTGCTTTCGGTTCTGCAATGTTTACATTGGCTCTGGACGGTACCTTTATAGAAGGTTTAATAGCTTTTATAGCCGTTTTAACCGGGCAGTATGTACTGATAATAACAAGAGACTCAGGTAGAAAATACTTTATGGAAACGGTCTACGGAGCCTTGGTTGTATCTACTGTTGCGGTTATCTTTCATAAATTGGGCTTGGTTAATAAACTCGATGTCGTAATAATCGGTTCGATTATGTTATTGTTCCCTGGGGTTGTGATGACCAATTCAGTAAGAGATTTCATGAATGGAGACTTGATGTCCGGATTAATCGGATTTATTCAAGCACTATTTATTGCAATAGCATTAGGACTTGGCGTAGGTATGATCATGAGGATCTACATGTATCTGGGAGGTGTAATGTAA
- a CDS encoding sensor histidine kinase encodes MNGLRIYFKYLILLAIIYDLLVPDYTVTVPLIIGLLIYVVVVQIRVYQAKHINIDKIAIYTLPIDIVLMVMAAYMGYMIPVYVLFIISYDSIIYLKRQKYIPIVISHLIYLYSMRDTLLNTIPALLLSAIFIIIIHILNDEVNQKKDYMFDNYRLSEANNKLTTELDRVESSMNTMKELYTTIERNRISRELHDSIGHALSTIVINLRAIEKMSVVNSEKTSEMAQTLTEFSKDALSNLRQTLSELKPSEISAKSIQFAIEELISNFSQLSSIIVNFGVSKNIWEIGEERELVIYRTVQEFLSNSAKHGKPKTINIFMNYGQSELILTLKDDGLGTDEIVENIGLRGIRERVIEVGGNIQYSSTIGEGFFMRVVMPRFKKEYFSE; translated from the coding sequence ATGAATGGCTTGAGAATATACTTTAAATATTTAATACTACTGGCTATAATCTACGATTTATTGGTACCTGACTATACCGTAACTGTACCATTAATCATAGGTTTATTAATCTATGTAGTTGTCGTTCAAATTAGAGTCTATCAAGCCAAGCATATTAATATCGATAAAATAGCTATCTATACCCTGCCAATAGACATAGTCCTTATGGTTATGGCTGCTTATATGGGGTATATGATACCCGTATATGTCTTATTTATTATTAGCTATGATTCTATAATCTACCTTAAAAGACAAAAATATATTCCGATAGTAATAAGTCACTTAATTTATCTTTACTCCATGAGAGATACTCTTCTAAACACCATACCCGCACTACTACTTTCAGCTATATTTATAATCATAATTCACATACTTAATGATGAAGTAAATCAAAAAAAGGATTATATGTTTGATAATTATAGATTGAGCGAAGCCAATAACAAGCTTACTACAGAGCTGGATAGGGTGGAAAGCAGTATGAATACGATGAAAGAACTATACACAACTATAGAGAGAAATAGAATCTCCAGGGAGCTTCACGACAGCATAGGTCATGCGCTGTCCACAATTGTAATCAATCTTAGAGCAATAGAAAAAATGAGCGTGGTTAATTCCGAAAAGACGAGCGAGATGGCACAGACGCTTACCGAGTTCTCAAAAGATGCACTAAGTAATCTTAGACAGACTTTAAGCGAGTTAAAACCATCTGAGATTTCAGCAAAGAGCATTCAATTTGCCATCGAAGAATTAATAAGCAATTTTTCTCAACTTTCTTCGATAATAGTCAATTTTGGGGTTTCTAAAAATATATGGGAAATCGGTGAAGAAAGAGAACTCGTGATTTACAGAACAGTTCAGGAATTTCTGTCCAACTCTGCTAAACATGGGAAACCAAAGACAATCAATATATTTATGAACTATGGTCAATCAGAACTCATACTTACCTTAAAGGACGATGGTTTGGGGACTGATGAGATTGTAGAAAATATCGGTTTGCGAGGAATAAGAGAGAGGGTAATTGAAGTTGGTGGAAACATCCAATACAGCAGTACAATAGGCGAGGGGTTCTTTATGAGAGTAGTAATGCCCAGATTTAAAAAGGAGTATTTTAGTGAATAA
- a CDS encoding ABC transporter permease, with the protein MMRFVNAVISNMKIITHQPAKILNFLMMPLFVMFIINMATSGNIQKNTVVHFISDNSKLINEIKENKIADIAINSEERVISNLKDGKITNAYFIPDKFEELLIKGENPKIIIKSNLKDGRDERIDRFFNNYKNKIIIAKNLEKNGIDSVNSIMPDALISIRDNERLIDGNYFMAILMIMIFIMMNSNQLITELLNLKKNNVLKRMITTPNTDFFHIFSIITANLIIMIVLNILAITISSVFMNFTISSYPILIAMISCMCFVSISLSLAVFRLVKYQIFASTIPIIVSVGSAFMVMFYELKRFEIPIAEFIGKLSPYYWGIEILDKNSMFPGVFVLLLMGFVFLTAGSFKLREYALEQ; encoded by the coding sequence ATGATGAGATTCGTAAATGCAGTAATATCAAATATGAAAATTATTACACATCAACCTGCAAAAATTCTGAATTTTCTCATGATGCCGCTTTTTGTAATGTTCATAATAAATATGGCAACATCGGGTAATATCCAAAAAAATACCGTAGTTCATTTTATAAGCGATAATAGTAAACTTATAAATGAAATAAAAGAAAATAAAATAGCAGATATTGCAATTAATAGCGAGGAAAGAGTAATATCCAATTTAAAAGACGGGAAAATCACAAATGCTTATTTTATACCAGATAAATTTGAAGAATTACTAATAAAGGGTGAAAATCCTAAAATAATTATTAAGAGCAATCTAAAAGACGGTAGGGACGAAAGGATTGATAGATTTTTTAATAATTATAAAAATAAAATAATCATAGCTAAAAATCTTGAAAAAAATGGGATTGATTCCGTTAATAGTATAATGCCTGACGCCTTGATTAGTATAAGAGATAATGAAAGGCTGATTGATGGTAATTATTTTATGGCTATTCTTATGATTATGATATTTATCATGATGAACTCTAATCAATTAATTACGGAACTTCTGAATCTAAAGAAAAACAATGTATTAAAGAGGATGATTACAACGCCAAATACCGATTTTTTTCATATATTTTCTATTATAACTGCAAATTTGATAATCATGATAGTACTAAATATACTTGCCATCACCATATCCAGTGTATTTATGAACTTTACTATCAGTTCGTATCCTATATTGATAGCTATGATATCATGCATGTGCTTTGTTTCTATATCTTTGTCATTAGCTGTTTTCAGACTGGTTAAATATCAGATATTTGCAAGTACAATACCAATTATAGTATCTGTTGGATCTGCATTTATGGTTATGTTTTATGAGTTAAAGAGATTTGAAATACCAATTGCAGAATTTATCGGAAAACTAAGCCCTTATTATTGGGGTATAGAAATACTCGATAAAAATTCTATGTTTCCGGGAGTATTTGTATTATTACTGATGGGATTTGTCTTCTTGACTGCAGGAAGTTTTAAACTTAGAGAATATGCTCTTGAGCAATAA
- a CDS encoding response regulator transcription factor, which yields MNKIRLLLVDDEKLIRQGLQILLMNFEDIEVIGMASNGREAYEMVKSNKPDVVLMDIRMPEHDGIEGTKLIKSYDEDIKIIILTTFKDSEYIESALKLGASGYLLKDSSEELIYSAIKASLSGNIIIHPEMTTEILAAQCDLTPNTGLLEQGNITNRELEIMKLIADGLSNKEISESLFLSEGTVKNNISVILSKLELRDRTQIAVFMYKNKLI from the coding sequence GTGAATAAGATAAGACTATTATTAGTGGACGATGAAAAATTGATTAGACAGGGACTTCAAATACTGCTTATGAACTTTGAAGATATAGAAGTAATTGGGATGGCATCGAATGGAAGAGAAGCTTATGAGATGGTTAAGTCTAATAAACCTGATGTGGTTCTAATGGATATCAGGATGCCTGAGCACGATGGTATAGAAGGCACGAAACTCATAAAGTCGTATGATGAGGACATAAAAATAATTATTTTGACTACTTTTAAAGATTCAGAATATATAGAGTCTGCACTTAAGCTGGGAGCATCAGGATACTTGTTAAAGGATAGTTCGGAGGAATTGATATACTCTGCCATCAAAGCTTCATTATCTGGAAATATAATAATTCATCCTGAGATGACCACTGAGATACTCGCAGCACAATGTGACTTAACTCCGAATACGGGATTACTTGAACAAGGCAATATCACAAATCGTGAACTTGAGATAATGAAATTGATAGCTGATGGACTATCTAATAAGGAGATCTCTGAAAGTCTGTTTCTTTCCGAAGGTACTGTTAAGAACAATATAAGCGTAATACTTTCAAAGCTGGAACTTAGAGATAGAACTCAAATAGCAGTCTTTATGTACAAAAACAAATTAATATGA
- a CDS encoding ABC transporter ATP-binding protein, whose product MNILSVDSLSRRFGKRIVVDNISLNIKKGSIYGLLGPNGAGKTTLINMVTGLLKPDTGSIKIGDFDIEKNPIEAKRLMGLVPQEIGLIEEVSAIDNLDIFASLYGISGSKKNQMIKTAMELSGLEDKKKQKVKTYSGGMKRRLNLGVAIMHEPELLILDEPTVGVDAQSRNHIFNFIKEINRNKNTTILYISHYMEEVEHLCKNILIMDLGREVAKGDSEEIKSMIADGNLLVLEILNPDDGIIDYVKTIKGIKNAILVDNELKLEIDKEVFLTSTLISAMEKAGYIIKGYRVDEPTLEEVFLSITGKKLRD is encoded by the coding sequence ATGAATATACTAAGCGTTGATTCACTAAGTAGAAGATTCGGTAAGAGAATAGTTGTTGATAATATATCTTTAAATATTAAAAAAGGCAGTATTTACGGGCTTTTGGGTCCGAATGGAGCAGGTAAGACGACTTTAATAAATATGGTAACAGGCTTATTAAAACCTGATACGGGAAGTATAAAAATTGGAGACTTTGATATTGAGAAAAATCCGATAGAGGCAAAACGACTTATGGGACTGGTGCCTCAGGAAATTGGTTTGATAGAAGAAGTAAGTGCCATTGATAATCTAGATATTTTTGCAAGTCTGTATGGTATAAGCGGAAGTAAAAAGAATCAGATGATAAAAACGGCTATGGAATTATCGGGACTTGAGGATAAAAAGAAACAGAAAGTCAAGACTTATTCCGGAGGAATGAAGAGGAGACTCAATCTAGGTGTTGCAATTATGCATGAACCGGAGTTATTAATACTGGATGAACCCACTGTAGGAGTAGATGCTCAGTCGCGTAATCATATATTTAATTTCATTAAAGAAATCAATCGCAATAAAAACACCACAATACTCTATATCTCTCATTATATGGAAGAGGTGGAACATCTATGCAAGAATATCCTTATTATGGATTTAGGCAGGGAAGTGGCAAAAGGTGACAGTGAGGAGATAAAAAGCATGATAGCAGATGGAAATTTATTAGTGCTTGAGATTCTGAATCCTGATGACGGTATTATAGACTATGTCAAAACGATAAAGGGAATCAAAAATGCAATACTGGTCGACAATGAGTTAAAGCTGGAAATCGACAAGGAAGTCTTTTTAACTTCAACTCTCATATCTGCCATGGAAAAAGCGGGTTATATTATTAAAGGATACAGAGTAGATGAACCAACGCTTGAAGAAGTATTCTTATCTATTACAGGTAAGAAATTAAGGGATTAG
- a CDS encoding ATP-grasp domain-containing protein — MNFVFISPHFPKNYEGFVVRMNQKGIRVLGIADVHYDELSEIIKENLTEYYRVNNLENYDEVLKACGYFTHKYGKIDRIESFNEHWLELDAALRTDFNVFGLNNDDIEIVKRKSSMKEVFRSAGIKVARGRVFKNIDEAREIIEEVGYPVCAKPDIGVGAGNTYKIKNDEELIKFFKLGHNEEFIMEEFIDGEIVTYDGLTNRNADKVFNSTLVYNSTVLDIVRYNMDMYYYIPRSIPEDVVEAGEKIVKAFDLREKFFHIEFFKEAKTGDLVALEINCRVPGGRTTDMFNFANDIDIYDLYAGLMIDNMFNANITRPYYCAYVGRKNFRNYANTIEDLYYRYTEEIMLIDSIPGVFAAVMGDIGVIFRTKEEEYMFKMLDEILKTRGE; from the coding sequence ATGAACTTTGTTTTTATTTCTCCGCATTTTCCAAAGAACTATGAGGGATTTGTAGTTAGGATGAATCAAAAAGGAATAAGAGTACTCGGAATAGCAGATGTACATTATGATGAATTAAGTGAAATAATTAAGGAAAATCTTACAGAGTACTATAGAGTAAATAATCTAGAAAATTATGATGAAGTTCTCAAAGCATGTGGATATTTTACGCATAAGTATGGGAAGATAGATAGGATAGAGTCCTTTAATGAACATTGGTTGGAGCTTGATGCTGCACTTAGGACGGATTTCAACGTATTTGGCTTAAACAATGACGATATAGAGATAGTGAAACGCAAGTCAAGTATGAAGGAAGTATTCAGAAGTGCAGGTATAAAAGTTGCAAGGGGAAGAGTTTTTAAGAATATCGATGAAGCGAGAGAGATTATCGAAGAAGTAGGTTACCCTGTATGTGCCAAACCTGATATAGGTGTGGGTGCAGGAAACACTTATAAAATTAAAAACGATGAAGAACTCATTAAATTCTTTAAACTGGGCCATAATGAAGAGTTCATAATGGAAGAATTTATAGATGGTGAAATTGTAACTTATGACGGTTTAACCAATAGAAATGCCGATAAGGTATTTAATTCAACTCTTGTATATAATTCAACAGTACTTGATATAGTTAGGTACAATATGGATATGTACTATTATATTCCACGAAGTATACCTGAAGATGTAGTTGAAGCCGGAGAAAAAATTGTAAAAGCCTTTGATTTGAGAGAGAAGTTTTTCCATATAGAATTTTTCAAAGAAGCAAAAACCGGTGATTTGGTTGCGCTTGAAATCAATTGCAGAGTACCCGGTGGTAGAACAACTGATATGTTTAATTTCGCAAATGATATTGACATCTATGATTTATATGCCGGACTAATGATCGATAATATGTTTAATGCAAATATAACAAGACCATATTATTGTGCATATGTCGGCAGGAAAAATTTTAGAAATTATGCAAATACAATAGAAGATCTTTATTACAGATATACTGAAGAGATTATGTTAATTGACTCAATACCTGGTGTGTTTGCTGCCGTTATGGGGGATATCGGCGTAATTTTCAGGACTAAAGAGGAAGAGTATATGTTTAAGATGCTCGATGAAATCCTTAAGACTAGAGGTGAATAA
- the msrB gene encoding peptide-methionine (R)-S-oxide reductase MsrB: MKEKILILVILLVVAVFWSIYQKKEVRKIESNTVKLIKGENKREIYLAGGCFWGVEAYFAKIKGVEGTEVGYINGKTEETDYRKLKDTDHAEAVHIVYDPKIIKLENILEYLFRIIDPLSVDKQGNDRGRQYRTGVYYTDDADIEIINKFIDKEQEKYDKPIAVEVQKLNNYISAEEYHQDYLDKNPGGYCHVDLSDIPDDHVSNYSEIKERLTPIQYHVTQENGTERPFQNEYHDNFEKGLYVDIVSGDPLFLSTDKYDAGCGWPSFTKPIEKDKVNYVEDKSHGMVRTEVRSSDADSHLGHVFEDGPKDKGGLRYCINSASLRFISYDDLEKEGYGEYKKLLDRGDENGEN, translated from the coding sequence ATGAAAGAAAAAATTCTAATATTGGTAATTTTATTAGTAGTAGCTGTTTTCTGGAGTATATACCAAAAAAAGGAAGTGAGAAAAATAGAAAGTAATACTGTAAAATTGATTAAAGGAGAGAACAAAAGGGAAATATACCTAGCTGGCGGCTGTTTCTGGGGAGTTGAAGCTTATTTTGCAAAGATAAAAGGCGTAGAGGGAACAGAGGTTGGTTATATTAATGGAAAGACAGAGGAAACGGATTATCGTAAGCTGAAGGATACCGACCATGCCGAGGCGGTTCATATAGTATACGACCCTAAAATAATAAAACTTGAGAATATACTGGAGTATCTTTTTAGAATCATAGATCCCTTATCGGTCGACAAGCAAGGAAACGACAGGGGGAGACAGTACAGGACCGGTGTTTACTATACCGATGATGCCGATATTGAAATCATAAATAAGTTCATCGATAAGGAGCAGGAGAAATACGATAAACCTATAGCTGTTGAGGTACAAAAACTCAACAATTATATCAGTGCCGAAGAATATCATCAAGACTATCTGGACAAGAATCCGGGTGGGTATTGTCATGTAGACTTATCGGATATACCTGATGATCATGTTTCCAATTATTCAGAGATTAAAGAAAGACTAACTCCTATTCAGTACCATGTAACTCAGGAAAACGGTACAGAAAGGCCATTTCAAAATGAATATCATGATAATTTTGAAAAGGGGTTATATGTGGATATAGTGTCGGGAGATCCGCTTTTTCTATCTACTGATAAGTACGATGCAGGATGCGGATGGCCAAGCTTTACTAAACCGATTGAGAAAGACAAGGTAAATTATGTCGAAGACAAAAGTCATGGGATGGTAAGGACCGAAGTTCGAAGTTCAGATGCCGACAGCCATTTAGGGCATGTATTTGAGGATGGACCTAAGGATAAAGGTGGTCTAAGATATTGTATAAACTCGGCTTCGCTTAGATTTATATCCTATGATGACTTGGAAAAAGAAGGCTATGGAGAATACAAAAAACTACTGGATCGAGGGGATGAAAATGGGGAGAACTAA